A single region of the Idiomarinaceae bacterium HL-53 genome encodes:
- a CDS encoding diguanylate cyclase (GGDEF) domain-containing protein, producing the protein MSVNKRISLKTRFTLLIVALVAGAVVLLGALVYQLSSEYIRASIARSVLERAEHMAQQLDQNMSARVQEVLLLTNVYSANQTLSEAVIRSQLEQIQDQYSVASWIGFLDAEGVVRVGTGGILEGANISHRPVYRFGRRGLWVGDVHEPELLATLLPNPSGEPIKFVDVAAPVFRGDGELHAVLAMHLSWEWAENIMQRVFDAARNDNYPIEFFVIAQNQTVLLGAETAIGKPLSELVTLASATRLNRRNWDIQQWQDGKYLTGIVPTEGTGEYSGLGWTIIARVPVSAAFEPVTTLQQRIATLGLLLVVIFGSIGWFFSARFSAPLIRLAKAADAIKSLTGKVDVPNENASPELSNLSQSLNQLLKRLQMQRQEIDDLEDIVHTDPLTGLPNRAFLDEYLSHAIPEAERANLAIGVMFIDFDGFKEVNDKLGHHAGDLLLKRVATRLKNVVRAGDVVARVGGDEFVMVVKAGGGEVEPLMKGLGGRIIEEVSRPVNAGEKVEAKVGGSVGAAWWPYQGKDAQQILKNADAALYQAKREGKGRYVLYTVHAGDED; encoded by the coding sequence TTGGTGGCAGGTGCTGTGGTGCTGTTAGGAGCGCTCGTTTATCAGTTGTCGTCAGAGTATATTCGAGCGTCCATTGCTCGGTCTGTCCTTGAACGTGCTGAGCATATGGCTCAACAGCTTGATCAGAACATGTCTGCACGTGTGCAAGAAGTGTTGCTGCTCACGAATGTTTATAGTGCTAATCAAACATTAAGCGAAGCGGTGATTCGCTCTCAATTAGAGCAAATTCAGGACCAATATAGTGTGGCTTCTTGGATCGGCTTTTTAGATGCAGAGGGCGTGGTGCGCGTGGGTACAGGCGGTATTTTGGAAGGCGCCAATATTTCTCATCGGCCGGTATATCGATTCGGTCGTCGAGGTTTGTGGGTAGGTGATGTACATGAACCTGAGCTCTTGGCAACCTTATTACCGAATCCCTCTGGCGAACCGATTAAGTTTGTCGATGTGGCCGCACCCGTTTTTCGGGGCGACGGTGAATTGCACGCGGTACTCGCGATGCATTTAAGTTGGGAGTGGGCTGAGAACATTATGCAACGAGTGTTCGATGCCGCTCGGAACGATAATTATCCAATTGAATTCTTCGTTATTGCACAAAACCAAACCGTATTATTGGGAGCAGAAACTGCGATTGGTAAGCCTTTGAGTGAATTGGTCACACTTGCTTCTGCTACCCGCCTCAACCGAAGAAACTGGGACATTCAACAATGGCAAGATGGCAAATATCTTACCGGCATTGTACCGACGGAGGGAACCGGTGAGTATTCAGGGTTGGGGTGGACAATCATCGCTCGCGTGCCCGTTTCCGCGGCGTTTGAGCCGGTCACAACATTGCAACAACGTATTGCTACCCTCGGTCTACTTTTGGTGGTGATATTTGGAAGTATCGGTTGGTTTTTCTCGGCGCGTTTTTCTGCGCCTTTGATTCGTTTAGCCAAGGCGGCTGATGCAATTAAATCCCTTACGGGTAAGGTCGATGTCCCGAACGAGAATGCTTCGCCTGAGCTATCGAATCTGTCGCAGTCACTTAATCAACTCTTAAAGCGCTTACAAATGCAACGACAAGAGATTGATGATCTCGAGGATATTGTTCACACAGACCCACTTACGGGGCTTCCGAATCGTGCCTTCTTAGATGAGTATTTGAGCCATGCGATTCCAGAGGCGGAGCGAGCCAACCTAGCGATTGGGGTGATGTTTATCGACTTTGACGGTTTCAAAGAGGTGAATGATAAGTTGGGTCACCATGCTGGCGATTTGCTGTTGAAACGTGTGGCAACTAGGCTAAAGAATGTCGTGCGTGCCGGTGATGTTGTCGCGCGTGTCGGTGGTGATGAATTTGTCATGGTAGTAAAAGCTGGCGGTGGAGAAGTCGAACCATTAATGAAAGGGTTGGGCGGACGAATTATTGAGGAAGTGTCACGGCCTGTGAATGCGGGTGAGAAAGTTGAAGCAAAAGTTGGTGGGAGTGTGGGCGCAGCTTGGTGGCCGTATCAAGGAAAAGACGCGCAACAAATCTTGAAAAATGCCGATGCCGCGCTTTATCAGGCTAAACGAGAGGGTAAGGGGCGGTATGTTTTGTATACAGTGCACGCGGGGGATGAAGACTAA
- a CDS encoding Iron-regulated ABC transporter membrane component SufB, with protein MSEQIDQAIARKYDAGFVSAIESDTFPVGLDEDVICKISAIKNEPEWMLEWRLQAFRSWQKMKEPDWAHLGYDPVDYQAISYYSAPKSMKDKPKSLDEVDPELLRTYEKLGIPLHEQEMLAGVAVDAVFDSVSVVTTFREKLEEAGVIFCPISEAIQKYPELVKKYIGSVVPRGDNFFAALNSAVFTDGSFVYIPKGVRCPMELSTYFRINELNTGQFERTLIVADEGSYVSYLEGCTAPQRDENQLHAAVVELVALDDAQIKYSTVQNWYPGDENGKGGIYNFVTKRGVCERNAKISWTQVETGSAITWKYPSCVLRGDNSVGEFYSVALTRGRQQADTGTKMIHLGKNTKSTIVSKGISAGNSSNAYRGLVKMGPNAEGARNRTECDSLLIGDRCAAHTFPYIESSNPSAIVEHEASTSKVSDDQMFLCQQRGLDPEKAVSMIVNGFCKEVFKELPMEFAVEAGKLLEISLEGSVG; from the coding sequence ATGAGCGAGCAAATCGACCAAGCGATTGCTAGGAAGTATGATGCCGGTTTCGTCTCTGCGATTGAATCGGATACCTTTCCAGTAGGCCTAGACGAAGATGTAATTTGTAAGATTTCAGCCATCAAAAATGAACCCGAGTGGATGCTAGAGTGGCGTTTACAAGCGTTTCGTAGTTGGCAAAAAATGAAAGAGCCAGATTGGGCACACTTAGGTTATGACCCAGTCGATTATCAGGCAATTTCTTACTATTCCGCACCGAAAAGTATGAAGGATAAACCGAAGTCACTTGACGAGGTTGATCCAGAGCTATTACGTACCTATGAAAAGCTTGGCATTCCGCTGCATGAGCAAGAAATGCTGGCAGGGGTTGCGGTGGACGCTGTATTTGACTCGGTATCGGTGGTCACCACTTTCCGTGAAAAGCTCGAAGAAGCGGGTGTTATTTTTTGCCCGATTTCTGAAGCCATTCAAAAATATCCGGAACTTGTGAAGAAATACATCGGTAGTGTGGTACCCCGTGGCGACAACTTCTTTGCGGCGCTTAATAGTGCGGTATTTACTGACGGTTCATTCGTTTATATTCCGAAAGGAGTTCGATGCCCAATGGAACTGTCTACATATTTCCGTATTAACGAACTCAATACCGGACAATTTGAACGGACGTTGATTGTTGCCGACGAAGGGAGCTACGTGAGTTACTTAGAGGGCTGTACAGCGCCTCAGCGGGATGAAAATCAATTACATGCAGCTGTTGTTGAATTGGTTGCCTTAGACGACGCACAGATTAAATACAGCACCGTGCAAAACTGGTACCCCGGCGATGAGAACGGGAAAGGCGGAATTTATAACTTCGTGACCAAACGCGGCGTTTGCGAACGCAATGCGAAAATATCTTGGACTCAGGTTGAAACGGGCTCTGCAATCACCTGGAAATACCCAAGTTGTGTCCTTCGCGGCGATAACAGTGTGGGAGAGTTTTACTCTGTTGCATTAACTCGTGGCCGCCAGCAGGCAGACACTGGCACGAAAATGATACATCTTGGCAAGAATACAAAGTCAACCATCGTTTCTAAAGGGATTTCAGCTGGAAATAGCAGCAATGCCTACCGTGGATTGGTGAAAATGGGCCCGAACGCAGAAGGTGCGAGAAATAGAACGGAATGTGATTCCTTGCTCATTGGCGATCGTTGCGCAGCACACACTTTTCCCTACATCGAAAGTTCAAATCCGTCCGCCATCGTAGAGCACGAGGCGTCTACTTCGAAGGTGAGTGACGACCAAATGTTTTTATGCCAACAGCGTGGGCTTGATCCGGAAAAAGCAGTGTCGATGATTGTGAATGGGTTTTGTAAAGAAGTGTTTAAAGAGCTACCCATGGAGTTTGCTGTAGAGGCAGGCAAGTTATTAGAAATTAGTCTTGAAGGTTCAGTGGGGTAA
- a CDS encoding Putative amidoligase enzyme: MNKLLSVPKMKTAQGNLRKVGVEIEFGNLTLEEAAQCLREFIANSCGQSTQKTTGRYELEIEGDKAGVWKIELDYGYLKKLGREKLVTEWEEALEKGLAWVAEQVVPIEIISPPLNIERLPDLESLLSNLRALGAEGSSKEPHYAFGLQLNPELPELTSACILKYLRAFFCLSEWLVADNDTDWSRKLTSFAAPFPSEYEEVLLDPGYSPSLDELIQDYLATNPTRNRALDLLPLFKELSPELVTKAVNDERIKARPTFHYRLPSCEIHREDWGLFSVWNPWAHVERLAENEELLAATMTTKRRYRSETIYFNKEKWIDYVLSEVLANLEN; this comes from the coding sequence ATGAATAAACTACTATCTGTTCCAAAAATGAAGACCGCCCAAGGTAATTTACGTAAAGTGGGCGTCGAGATTGAGTTTGGTAATCTTACATTAGAAGAAGCCGCTCAATGCCTTCGCGAATTTATAGCGAATTCTTGCGGGCAATCCACCCAAAAAACTACAGGCCGATATGAGCTTGAGATTGAGGGTGATAAAGCCGGTGTGTGGAAAATTGAACTCGATTACGGCTACTTAAAAAAGCTTGGAAGAGAAAAGTTAGTAACGGAATGGGAAGAAGCCTTAGAAAAGGGATTGGCATGGGTCGCTGAGCAAGTGGTTCCTATCGAAATTATATCCCCTCCTCTCAATATTGAGCGCCTTCCTGATCTGGAGTCTTTGCTTTCAAACCTGCGTGCTCTCGGTGCCGAAGGTTCATCAAAAGAGCCTCACTACGCATTTGGGCTACAATTAAATCCCGAGCTCCCTGAACTCACGAGTGCATGCATCTTAAAATATCTCCGTGCATTTTTCTGTTTGAGTGAGTGGTTGGTTGCCGACAACGATACCGACTGGTCGAGGAAGTTAACTTCTTTCGCAGCCCCCTTCCCCAGTGAATATGAGGAAGTGCTCCTCGACCCCGGTTACTCCCCAAGCCTAGACGAGCTTATTCAAGACTATCTAGCGACGAATCCAACACGTAACCGAGCGCTTGATTTACTTCCGCTATTTAAGGAGTTATCCCCTGAGTTAGTGACCAAAGCAGTGAATGATGAACGCATTAAAGCGCGTCCTACCTTTCATTATCGTTTACCCAGTTGTGAGATCCATCGCGAAGATTGGGGCTTGTTCTCAGTCTGGAACCCTTGGGCTCATGTAGAGCGACTTGCAGAAAATGAAGAGCTACTTGCGGCAACGATGACTACCAAAAGGAGATATCGGAGCGAAACCATTTACTTTAATAAGGAGAAGTGGATTGACTATGTGCTGTCAGAAGTGCTCGCAAACCTTGAAAATTAG
- a CDS encoding Gamma-glutamyl cyclotransferase, AIG2-like, whose protein sequence is MLISALLIGITIFAAWWTWVSPYNFTYSETTLTLEPEAEHRVFVFGTLKNPIIRSFIMRTYAPTERALLPGYQKTKLDLKPNAEANTEGVVFYATSAQLRRLDRYERVGVKYERYCYTLANGDEAWVYRLISHE, encoded by the coding sequence ATGTTAATTTCTGCTCTGTTAATCGGTATTACTATTTTTGCCGCATGGTGGACTTGGGTGAGTCCTTATAACTTCACCTACTCGGAAACGACACTCACACTGGAGCCAGAGGCAGAGCATCGCGTATTCGTTTTCGGCACCTTGAAAAACCCGATCATTCGGTCATTCATTATGCGTACTTATGCGCCTACAGAGCGAGCTCTGTTGCCCGGCTATCAAAAGACGAAACTAGATTTAAAACCCAACGCCGAAGCGAATACTGAAGGTGTCGTATTTTACGCGACCTCCGCCCAACTAAGACGACTTGATCGCTATGAGCGCGTCGGCGTAAAGTATGAGCGTTACTGTTATACACTCGCAAATGGAGACGAAGCCTGGGTTTATCGGCTAATCAGTCATGAATAA
- a CDS encoding Trk K+ transport system, NAD-binding component, with protein sequence MIFKLRFIDRLKYYAERMLSGGAVAQLLFVALIVLLVAVSGGLLAYWVVPSEYRLTDEVWWSFLRLTDPGYLGDDQGLWRRVISTMLTLSGYVLFMGTLVAIMTQWLFRNMRNLEQGQTPVTFKEHHVILGWNSRTLPVIRELLTFSPKRGEGSRIAALAEDITEGPVNDLLAERWSTWTHRRVVLRSGSILNPEHLHRVAIANARTVIIPSRRNDADSSVSNDANVIKILVSLDAQTAHLDEKPAVVAELSDGGKIPVALHAYNGPLQIVPGDLMVARILARSALYPGLASTVNAILLDSDQSQIIPMQFSQFEGKTWREVFGYFEEVTPCGIVRKEHDRNKTMLAPPANEVIQAGDQILILAAQSDSKTPLSKPRRYVPSKHTERLLTGAAKVRKQILILGWNQSVPLLLKELGMEPESHYRVTMISTSAVEERKAKLERALPSNWPGTLEFVQGDYTDMSVLKKYRLEQFDNIMLFSSDRVGTGEEADARTVVGLMVLDYLLNKLPAQAERPHVLIELHDQSNEVYVNHANSDVIVSAVVISHVLAQVALYPPIRSVYDHLLSSLGAHLSIRYVPESMHRPMAVAELQQYVIAEGGVLIGVNPDGQQVRLNPETQEHVFCGPSTQLIVIMPDNPV encoded by the coding sequence ATGATCTTCAAACTTCGCTTCATCGATCGACTGAAATATTACGCAGAGCGCATGCTCAGTGGCGGCGCTGTGGCCCAGCTTCTTTTTGTCGCCTTGATTGTACTGTTAGTGGCAGTGAGCGGTGGTTTGTTGGCCTATTGGGTTGTACCGAGTGAATATCGGTTGACCGACGAAGTTTGGTGGTCGTTTTTAAGGCTCACGGATCCCGGTTATCTCGGTGATGACCAAGGGCTTTGGCGTCGAGTTATTTCAACGATGCTTACCCTGTCTGGTTACGTATTATTTATGGGTACACTGGTAGCGATTATGACCCAATGGTTGTTCCGTAATATGCGTAACTTGGAGCAAGGACAAACGCCAGTCACCTTCAAGGAACATCATGTTATTTTGGGCTGGAACTCTCGTACGTTACCCGTGATTCGTGAATTACTTACGTTTAGCCCTAAGCGCGGCGAGGGAAGTCGTATTGCTGCTCTTGCAGAAGACATTACAGAAGGCCCAGTGAATGACTTGCTCGCTGAGCGTTGGAGTACATGGACGCATCGGCGTGTTGTTTTGCGTTCAGGCTCAATCTTAAACCCAGAACATTTGCACCGAGTCGCGATCGCTAATGCGCGCACGGTCATTATTCCTTCGCGTCGGAACGATGCCGATAGTTCGGTATCGAATGACGCGAATGTGATTAAAATTCTAGTATCGCTGGACGCGCAAACAGCGCATTTGGATGAAAAACCAGCAGTGGTTGCCGAACTTAGTGATGGAGGCAAGATTCCGGTGGCACTGCATGCTTACAATGGCCCGCTGCAGATTGTTCCAGGCGACTTAATGGTGGCGAGAATTTTAGCGCGCAGTGCGCTATATCCTGGCTTAGCAAGTACAGTGAATGCCATTTTGCTCGATAGTGACCAATCGCAGATCATTCCGATGCAGTTTTCACAATTTGAAGGCAAGACATGGCGGGAAGTGTTTGGTTACTTTGAGGAAGTGACACCTTGTGGAATTGTCCGCAAGGAACATGACAGAAACAAAACAATGCTTGCACCCCCTGCCAACGAAGTGATTCAAGCCGGCGACCAAATTCTAATTCTCGCAGCACAGTCAGACAGCAAAACACCGCTGAGTAAGCCTCGCCGCTATGTGCCTTCTAAACATACGGAGCGTTTGCTAACAGGTGCTGCAAAAGTACGTAAACAGATTCTTATTCTGGGTTGGAACCAGAGTGTACCGCTGCTCTTAAAAGAACTTGGAATGGAGCCTGAGAGCCACTATCGAGTGACAATGATTAGTACCTCTGCTGTGGAAGAACGCAAAGCGAAATTGGAACGTGCACTTCCAAGCAATTGGCCAGGTACACTCGAGTTTGTGCAGGGTGATTACACGGATATGAGTGTGCTAAAGAAATATCGTCTTGAGCAATTTGACAACATTATGTTGTTTAGTAGTGATCGGGTCGGTACCGGCGAAGAAGCCGACGCGCGCACTGTGGTAGGTTTAATGGTGCTTGATTATTTGTTAAACAAATTACCAGCGCAGGCCGAACGCCCCCACGTTTTAATAGAACTGCATGATCAAAGTAATGAAGTTTATGTGAATCACGCTAATAGCGACGTGATTGTGAGTGCCGTGGTGATTAGTCATGTGCTCGCACAAGTTGCTCTGTACCCACCGATTCGGTCTGTTTATGATCATTTACTATCGAGTTTAGGTGCTCATTTGAGTATACGTTATGTGCCCGAATCGATGCATCGTCCAATGGCGGTCGCAGAACTTCAACAATATGTCATCGCTGAAGGCGGCGTTTTGATTGGTGTCAACCCAGATGGTCAACAAGTGCGGTTGAATCCAGAAACGCAGGAACATGTATTCTGTGGTCCGAGCACACAATTGATTGTAATTATGCCTGATAACCCGGTTTGA